The genomic stretch TTATAGGGATATAAAATTGGCCAATGCAAACAAGAATATTTTCTAGCATTCCCACAGGGTATTTAACATTATGATCTTCCAATTGGAGGGACATTCTAGTGGGTCTCAAGTCTCCTAGCTATAGTTTTTCACATATGGAAAGAGGCATTAAACATACGCTAGCTCTGAGATCACATAATTCCTTGTCGATGAAAAACTTTCCTATCACACAAGGAATAcaaaaactaccagggtctttcaATTTGGGTGGCATGTTGTTTTGGATAATAGCGTTACACTCTGCAGTAAGTGCCACGGTCTCATCATATTCAAGTTTCCTCTTATTTGACAAGATATCTTTTAGTAACTTAGCATATAAAGGCATTTGGGTAATGGCCTCAGTGAAAGGTATAGTAACATGAAGTAAGTTTGGGAACTCGATGAATTTCTTAAATTGATCTTCATTCTTGGTTTTGGATAGTCTTTGAGGGTATGGTATCTTTGGTTTATCTAGATGTGGAGGTACACAAGGTTTCTCTTTCTCAACATCATCTTTATTAGTGATAGTCTCTTCCACTTTAGCTATTGGTTTTCTTATTTGTCTCTTATCAGCAACTTTCTCAGGTTCCTCCTCTACCCTCCCATACACCACATGTCTTTCAACTCTTAAGTATACTCGTCCATCTAACCATGTCCCACTTTGTAGTGTGATAGAGTTTTCATCTCCCTTTGTAATTGGTTGAGATTGACCTA from Lathyrus oleraceus cultivar Zhongwan6 chromosome 7, CAAS_Psat_ZW6_1.0, whole genome shotgun sequence encodes the following:
- the LOC127102915 gene encoding uncharacterized protein LOC127102915; protein product: MNQNVHTNELVKEFANKVEAMSTHNKIPETQVSQVSQPQVAIAALAGTFIGQSQPITKGDENSITLQSGTWLDGRVYLRVERHVVYGRVEEEPEKVADKRQIRKPIAKVEETITNKDDVEKEKPCVPPHLDKPKIPYPQRLSKTKNEDQFKKFIEFPNLLHVTIPFTEAITQMPLYAKLLKDILSNKRKLEYDETVALTAECNAIIQNNMPPKLKDPGSFCIPCVIGKFFIDKELCDLRASVCLMPLSICEKL